GTGGGCGTGTTGCTGGCCGGACTGCTTGCCGAGCGTGAAGCTACGCCTGGCTTGAATGAGCTGATTGAGGTGTTGGCGCCGTGTCAGCATCGGCTGTTCGATCTGGGTGGCGAGTTGGCAATGCCGGAATACCAGGCACTGAACGAGGCGGAAATCGAACGGTTGGAAGCGGCGATTGATGTGTGGAATGAGGAGCTGGGGCCGCTGGAGAATTTCATTTTGCCGGGCGGCTCGATGCTGATTGCTCAGGCCCATGTGTGTCGCAGTCTGGCGAGGAGTGCCGAGCGGCGCTGTCAGCATTTGAATGCGATCGAGCCGTTGGCCGGGGTTGGGTTGGCGTATATCAATCGGTTGTCGGATTTGTTGTTTGTGGCGGCGCGAGTGATTGCGCGGCGGCAAGGGATTGCGGAGATTTTGTGGCAGCCGGCGCCAAAACCTCAGGATATATAGCGCCTGTCAGGACGCTATCGCTGGCAAGCCAGCTCCCACAGGGTTTTATGTCACTCACAAATGTTGGGTACACACTCAAACCTGTGGGAGCTGGCTTGCCAGCGATGACGCCAGCAGCCTTTACAGAGAATCTGGCCAGAACGCCCGAATCCCCGCCACACCCTGCGCACCAACACCCCAGGCCTTTTCGCGCTCAGCCGGGCCAACCCCGCCCAGCACGAACACCGGTTTGCTGAAGCCCTCGATCAACGTCGAAGCCTGCTCCCAGCCCAACGGCTGCGCATCCGGATGAGTCAACGTCGGCTGCACCGGCGACAGGGTCACGAAATCGACGCCCATCTGTTCGGCCAGCGCCAGTTCTTCGGCGTTATGGCAAGACGCCGCCAACCAACGCTCCGCGGGCAACGGGCGCCCCGCCGCTGCGTACTTGCGCAGTTGCGCGGCGGTAATGTGCCAACCGGCGGACGGAAAATCACCGAGCCATTCGAACGGCCCCTTGATCATCAACTGCGCCTTGCCCGCACACAGACCGGCCGCATCCACTGCCAGATCACGGTACTTCGGATCGTAGCCATTGGGCGCACGCAGCTGGATCAATTTGATCCCGCCGGCAATTGCCTTCTGGATGCCACGTAACAACGCCGGGGTTTCCAGATCTTCCGGAGTAATAAGGTATTCGGCTGGCAAACGTGCCGCGGCGACGATTGGCTGGTTGGCCGCCGGAAACTCGTAATTTACGAGCTCCTTCGCGGTCACCCAGGCCAATGGCTGACCTTCGGCACCGTGGGGTTCGCCGCTGAAGCTCGAGACTTCCCAGACATCCAGCAACACCTGTTTGTCCGGGTAATCGTGACGCACCTTGATCAATGGCCGGGCAGCGCCAACGACGATGCCCAACTCTTCGTGCAGCTCTCGGGCCAGCGCGGTTTCGACCGACTCGTCAGCCTCGACCTTGCCACCGGGAAACTCCCACAAACCACCCTGATGCTGGATGTCGGCACGGCGGGCGATAAGAATCTTGCCACTGTCGTCACGAATGACGGCAGCGGCGACATGTACGCGTTTCACGGGGTCAACTCCTCCAGTCCAGCCTTTTGCCAGGCCTTGAAGGCCGGCCATTGGTAGACGGTTTCAACATAGGCTTCGTCGGCGGTCGGCAGCTTCACCTGATAGGTGCGCAAGCGCACGGCAATCGGGGCGAAGAACGCATCAGCCAGACTCACACGACCAAACAGGTACGGCCCGTCTTCAGTGGCGACGGCACGGCATTCAGCCCACAAGGCGAGCATGCGCTCGATATCGACCTTCACTTCTGGCGGCACCGGGTTCAGCGGCGCGTTGTGGCTCAGGTTGAACGGCATGTGGTTGCGCATGGCGAAGAAGCCGCTGTGCATTTGTGCGCAGGCAGATCGGGCTTGGGCGCGAGCGAAGAGGTCGGTTGGCCACAGCTGTTCAGACGGGAACTGCTCGGCCAGGTATTCGGCAATCGCCAGGGAATCGGCAATGGTTCCGCGGGCGGTTTGCAGCAGCGGCACCTTGGCGGTCGGCGAATGCTTGAGTATCCGCTCGCGGGTATCAGGCTTGCCGAGCTTGATCAGCTCTTCGGTGTAGGGCGCGCCGGTCAGTTCCAGCGCCAGGGCGGCGCGCAGGGACCAGGAGGAAAGCAGTTTGTCGCCGATGATCAGGTGCAGGGACATAGTGTGGCGCCTTTTCGTCAGTGGAAGCTTCAAGACTTGTGGTGTCTGAGCGGCCGCCATCGCGAGCAGGCTCACTCCTACAGGGGAACGCGAAAATCCTGTGGGAGCCAGCCTGCTGGCATTTACAGCGACGCAGTCTCGGATCAGGTGCGGTATTCGGCGTTGATCTTCACGTATTCATGCGACAGGTCGGTGGTCCAGATGGTTTCGCTGCAATCGCCGCGCCCCAACTCGATACGGATGGTGATCTCTTCCTGCTGCATGACCGCTGAGCCTTGCGCCTCAGTGTAGGTCGCGGCGCGAGCACCACGGCTGGCAATGCACACCTCGCCGAGGAACACGTCGATCTTGCTCACGTCCAGATCCGGCACACCGGCACGGCCGACAGCCGCCAGAATACGGCCCCAGTTCGGGTCGGAGGCAAACAGCGCGGTCTTGATCAGCGGCGAGTGGGCCACGGTGTAACCGACGTCCAGGCATTCCTGATGATTGCCGCCGCCGTTGACTTCAACGGTGACGAACTTGGTTGCGCCTTCACCGTCACGCACGATGGCCTGAGCCACGTCCATGCACACTTCGAACACTGCTTGCTTGAGTTTGGCGAACAGCTCGCCTTCCGCACGGGTGATTTCCGGCAGGGCAGCCTTACCGGTGGCGATCAGCATGCAGCAGTCGTTAGTCGAAGTGTCGCCGTCGATAGTGATGCGGTTGAACGACTTGTTGGCGCCGTCGAGCATCAGGTTTTGCAGGACATCTCGGGAGACTTTGGCGTCGGTCGCGATGTAGCCGAGCATGGTCGCCATGTTCGGACGAATCATGCCCGCGCCTTTGCTGATGCCGGTAACGGTGATGGTCACGCCGTCATGCTGGAACTGGCGGCTGGCACCTTTGGGCAGGGTGTCGGTGGTCATGATGCCGGTGGCGGCCGCTTCCCAGTTGTTTTCCGACAGATCATCCAGTGCGGCTTGCAAGGCACCTTCAATTTTCTCGACCGGCAATGGCTCGCCGATGACACCGGTGGAGTACGGCAGGATCTGGTCAGCAGCAACGCCGGTCAGTTCGGCCAGTTTGGCGCAGGTGCGCTCGGCAGCAGCGAGGCCAGGCTCACCGGTGCCGGCATTGGCATTGCCGGTGTTGGTCAGCAGGTAACGCACAGCGTTCTGCACGCGCTTTTTCGCCAGAATCACCGGTGCGGCACAAAAGGCGTTCAACGTGAATACGCCCGCCACGGTCGAACCTTCGGCGCAGCGCATCACCACGACATCCTTGCGCCCGGGGCGCTTGATGCCGGCCGAGGCGATACCGAGTTCAAAACCGGCAACCGGGTGCAACGTTGGCAAAGGACCAAGACCAACAGCCATGAATGCGCTCCTTACTCAATGAAGTCAGCACCGCCATTTGAAAGCGGTGGTTTAAATGGCAAAACGCCGCGACGGCTTATGCCGGTCGCGGCGCGGGTATTTCAGCGATTGAAACGGGTTTTACTGGATCTGCCCGTGGCAATGCTTGAATTTCTTGCCCGAACCGCAGTAGCACAGTTCGTTGCGGCCCAGCTTCTGGTCATTGCGAACCGGGGCGGTGGCGAGGGCTACGTCGACCTCTTCACCGAGGATTTCCGGCTGCTCAAGACCAGGGGCTTCGGCGTGTTCGAACTGCATGCGGGCGGCCAGTGCTTCGGCTTCCTGACGCAGACGTTGCTCTTCGGCTTCCGGATCTTCACGGCGAACCTGAACGTGCGACAGCACACGGATCGAGTCGCGCTTGATCGAATCCAGCAGCTCGGAGAACAGCGTGAACGACTCGCGCTTGTATTCCTGCTTCGGGTTCTTCTGAGCGTAGCCACGCAGGTGGATGCCGTGACGCAGGTGATCCATGGTCGACAGGTGGTCTTTCCACAGGTCGTCCAGTACGCGCAGAACGATTTGCTTCTCGAAGGAGCGCAGTGCTTCGGCACCGGCCTGATCTTCTTTCTCGTTGTACGCGGCCATCAGCTCGGTCATGAGCTTCTCGCGCAGGGTTTCTTCGTACAGGTGATCGTCTTCGTCGAGCCATTGCTGGATTGGCAACGCCACACCGAAGTCGCTCTGCAGCGAAGCTTCCAGACCGGCGACGTCCCACTGCTCTGGCAGCGATTGCGGCGGAATGTGGGCGCTGACGGTCGCGTTCAGTACGTCCTGACGGAAGTCGGCGATGGTTTCACCGATGTTGTCGGCGGCCAGCAACGTGTTACGCATGTGATAAATCACTTTACGCTGTTCGTTGTTAACGTCGTCGAACTCAAGCAGTTGCTTACGAATGTCGAAGTTGCGGCCTTCAACCTTGCGCTGCGCCTTCTCGATCGCGTTGGTCACCATGCGGTGCTCGATCGCTTCACCTGGCTGCATGCCCAGGGCTTTCATGAAGTTCTTAACCCGGTCAGAGGCGAAGATACGCATCAGGCTGTCTTCCAGCGACAGGTAGAAGCGGCTGGAACCGGCGTCACCCTGACGGCCGGCACGGCCACGCAGCTGGTTGTCGATACGACGGGATTCGTGACGCTCGGATGCAATCACCTGCAAACCGCCGGACTCCAGCACTTGTTGGTGACGCTTCTGCCAGTCGGCCTTGATCTGGGCGATCTGCTCAGGGGTCGGGTCTTCCAGCGAGGCAACTTCAACTTCCCAGTTACCGCCCAACAGGATGTCGGTACCACGACCGGCCATGTTGGTGGCGATGGTCAGGGCGCCCGGACGACCGGCCTGCGCGATGATCTCGGCTTCTTTTTCGTGGAACTTGGCGTTCAGAACCTTGTGTTCGATGCCTTCCTTCACGAGCAATGCGGACATGTGCTCGGAAGTTTCGATGGTCGCAGTACCCACCAGCACCGGACGGCCAGCGGCCATGCTTTCCTTGATGTCCGTCACGATCGCCGCGTATTTCTCTTCGGCAGTCAGGAACACCAGGTCGTTGAAGTCCTTACGCGCCAATGGCTTGTTCGGCGGAATGACCATGACTTCCAGACCATAGATCTGGTGGAATTCGAACGCTTCGGTGTCAGCGGTACCGGTCATGCCGGACAGCTTGGTGTACAGACGGAAGTAGTTCTGGAACGTGGTCGATGCCAGGGTCTGGCTCTCGGCCTGAATGTTCAGACCTTCTTTCGCTTCGATAGCCTGGTGCAGGCCTTCGGACAAACGACGGCCCGGCATGGTACGACCGGTGTGTTCGTCGACCAGTACGACCTGACCGTCCTGCACAATGTATTCAATGTTGCGATTGAACAGCTTGTGCGCACGCAGACCGGCATAAACGTGGGTCAGCAGGCCCAGGTTATGCGCCGAGTACAGGCTCTCGCCTTCAGCCAGCAGGCCGACACGGGTGAGCATGTCTTCGATGAACTGGTGACCGGCTTCGTTGAGTTCGACCTGACGGGTCTTCTCGTCGACTGTGTAGTGGCCAGCCTTGGTGACTTCGCCTTCGACTTCTTCGACGTGCAGTTCCAGCTGCGGGATCAGTTTGTTGATCTCCATGTACAGCTTGGAGCTGTCCTCGGCCTGACCGGAAATGATCAGCGGAGTACGCGCTTCGTCGATGAGGATGGAGTCGACTTCGTCGATCACGGCAAAATTGAGTTCGCGCTGGAATTTTTCTTCCATGCTGAACGCCATATTGTCGCGCAGGTAGTCGAAACCGAATTCGTTGTTGGTGCCATAGGTGATGTCGGCTGCGTAAGCGAGGCGCTTTTCTTCCGGCGGCTGGAACGGCGTCACGACGCCGACGGTCAGGCCGAGGAATTCATACAGCGGACGCATCCAGTTGGCGTCACGGCGGGCCAGGTAGTCGTTCACCGTCACAACGTGCACGCCCTTGCCGGACAGTGCGTTGAGGTAAACACCCAGGGTAGCCACGAGGGTTTTACCCTCACCGGTACGCATTTCGGCGATCTTGCCTTCATGCAAGGTCATGCCACCGACGAGTTGCACGTCGAAGTGGCGCATACCCATGATGCGCTTGCCGGCTTCGCGGGCGACCGCGAAGGCTTCTGGCAACAGCTTGTCGAGGGTTTCCCCTTTGGCGATGCGGGCCTTGAACTCATCGGTCTTGGCGCGCAATTGATCGTCCGAAAGGGCCACCATTTGCTCTTCGAAGGCATTGACGAGCTGCACCGTCTTGAGCATGCGTTTGACTTCACGCTCGTTCTTGCTTCCAAAAAGTTTCTTTAACAAAGGCGCAAACATATCGGCAGGATCTTCCACACTAAAGGGATGGAGGGCGGCCCCGTGAGTCGCCCGTGCAGCCCTCATGGCCGCATGCGAACGAGCATTCTACCCGGAAACGGTGGTGAGGAAAGTGGCGATGTTCCACGATGCTGGCACTGCGCTTTGACGGGGCTCACTTAAAATAGGGGCGTTTTGCTCAACTTCAAGTCATATGGAAAAGAAGTTAGTCGTTGATTTAATGGGCAAAGCAGGGGCAAAAGCAATGGGCGAGTGATTTCACTGCTTTCTGCTACCATGGCGCTTCTGTTACTTCAGGTGTTCGATCATGGCGTTTCGCCCTCTTACGGCCAGAGCACCCGCCGTTTTGCTACGCGAAGCCAAGCCGCTCAAAGCCATCCTCGGCCATGCCCAACGACTGGGTCACCTGCAGCGCCTGCTCGAAAGCCAACTGCAACCCGCCGCCCGCGAACATTGCCATGTGGCGTCGTGGCGTGAGGGCAGTCTCCTGTTAATTGTCACCGATGGTCATTGGGCCACTCGCCTGCGCTATCAGCAAAAGCGCTTGCAACGGCAATTGCAGATGTTCGACGAATTCGCCAGCCTGACGCGGATTCTGTTCAAGGTGCAGCCGCCGACGGTTCAGCGCGGGGCGACCGGGCATACGATGGATCTGTCGACGGATGCGGCGGCGACCATTCAGGCCACGGCGGACGGGATCAGTGATCCGAATCTGCGGGCGGCGCTGGAACGCCTTGCGGCGCACGCCAAAGCCAAGACCTGAAAAAATCGCAGCCTGGGGCAGCGCCTACAGTTGGAATGCAATCCCCTGTAGGCGCTGCCGCAGGCTGCGATCTTTGCTTTTAGCGGCGTTTGGTGCCTCCGAGCAGCGAACCCATCAGACCACGCACCAATTGCTTGCCCAGATTGTTGGCCGCTTGACGCATCGCCGACTTCAGCGCCTGCCCTGCCGCGGTACCCAGGAACTCGCCGGCCCTGTCCGCCAGACTCGGTTCTTGAGTAGCTGCCGGCGCTTCGGCCTCCGGGGCCAACCCTTTACGCCCCATCAGGATTTCATAAGCCGACTCCCGATCAACCGGTTTGTCATAGCGCCCCTTGAACGGCGATCCGGCAATCAGCATTGTTCGCTCGGCTTCGGTCAACGGCCCGATCCGCGATTGTGGCGGTGCGACCAACACGCGTTGAACCATTTCCGGCGTGCCTTTCTCGGCAAGCGTACCGACCAACGCCTCACCGATCCCGAGCTCGGTCAGCACCGACAGACTGTCGAACGCCGGATTAGGCCGGAACCCATCGGCCACGGCACGCAGGGATTTCTGCTCTTTTGCAGTGAATGCACGCAGGCCGTGCTGGATGCGCAGCCCCAGTTGCGCCAGCACGTCATCCGGCAAATCCGTCGGCGATTGAGTGACGAAGTACACGCCCACGCCCTTGGAACGGATCAACCGCACCACCTGCTCCAGCCGCTCCTGCAACGCCTTTGGCGTATCGCCAAACAACAAGTGCGCCTCATCGAAAAACAGCGCCAACAGCGGTTTATCGGCATCGCCGCGCTCCGGCAACTGCTCGAACAGTTCGGCCAGCAGCCATAACAGAAACGTCGCATAAACCTTCGGCGCCTCGTGCACCAGACGGCTGGCATCGAGCAGATGAATGCGCCCACGGCCATCGGCAGCCGGTTGCAGGATGTCTTCCAGTTGCAGCGCCGGCTCGCCAAACAAGGCTTCGGCACCCTGCTGCTCAAGGGTCGCCAGACGGCGCAACAGCGCCTGACTGGAACCGGTGGTCATCAGCGCGGCGTCTTCGCCCAACAGCTGTGGATTGTCCTTGAGGTGATTGAGCAGCGCTTTCAGATCCTTCAGATCCAGCAACAACAGGCCTTCGCGATCGGCGACCTTGAACGCCGCGTACAGCGCCGACTGCTGACTGTCGGTGAGTTCGAGCAGGCTGCCGATCAGCAGCGGGCCCATTTCGCTCAACGTAGTGCGCAGCGGATGACCGGACTGACCGTGAATGTCCCACAACGTCACCGGATAAGCCTGCGGCTTGTAGTTGAGAAAAGGCATTCCGGCGATGCGCTCGGCGACCTTGCCCTGCGGGTTGCCGGCGGCACCGAGGCCGCACAGATCGCCCTTGATATCAGCGGCAAACACCGCGACGCCCGCGTCGCTGAAGGCTTCGGCCAGACGTTGCAAAGTCACGGTTTTACCGGTGCCGGTCGCGCCGGCAACCAGTCCGTGTCGGTTGGCCAGGCGCATGGCCTGGGCGAGCGGTTGCCCCGCGAGATCGGCGCCGATTACGAGTTGCGATGAGTCAGGCATTTTGTCACCCAATGGTTAATCTTTAGTTCGCGATGGCCGATAAATAAAGGCGTGAACCTGACTGAAAAGTCGGGTCGGACATTTCCCTAAGGAGAGACGGAAATATCAGTTTTTTTCACCCTTGCCCATATCGAGCGTCTTTATAAAAGCACGCCCAGGACATTAAGACCTTAGCGGAACCCCAAGCCATGAACAAAAACCTGCGCTTCAGCCATAAAATTTTGCTTGCCGCCGCCCTCATCGTCATCGCCGCTTTCGCCTCGTTCACGCTCTACAACGATTGGTTGCAGCGCAATGCGATCCGCGATGACCTGAACAACTATCTCAACGAGATGGGCGAGGTCACCGCCGGCAATATTCAGACCTGGCTCAGCGGCCGCATTCTGCTGGTCGAGAACGCTGCCCAGAACATCGCCATCAACCCGGAACCGACCAATGTCGCCAGCCTGCTGGAACAGAAGTCCCTGACCTCGACGTTCATGGCGACCTACCTGGGCGATGCCACCGGTCACTTCACCATCCGTCCGGACGTGAAGATGCCGGACGGTTTCGATCCACGCGTTCGTCCTTGGTACAAAGGTGCCGAGAGCAGCAGCACGCCGACCCTGACCGAACCGTACATCGACGCCGC
The sequence above is drawn from the Pseudomonas sp. FP2196 genome and encodes:
- a CDS encoding cob(I)yrinic acid a,c-diamide adenosyltransferase — encoded protein: MGFRLSKIYTRTGDKGETGLGDGRRVPKDHPRIEAIGEVDTLNSQVGVLLAGLLAEREATPGLNELIEVLAPCQHRLFDLGGELAMPEYQALNEAEIERLEAAIDVWNEELGPLENFILPGGSMLIAQAHVCRSLARSAERRCQHLNAIEPLAGVGLAYINRLSDLLFVAARVIARRQGIAEILWQPAPKPQDI
- the secA gene encoding preprotein translocase subunit SecA gives rise to the protein MFAPLLKKLFGSKNEREVKRMLKTVQLVNAFEEQMVALSDDQLRAKTDEFKARIAKGETLDKLLPEAFAVAREAGKRIMGMRHFDVQLVGGMTLHEGKIAEMRTGEGKTLVATLGVYLNALSGKGVHVVTVNDYLARRDANWMRPLYEFLGLTVGVVTPFQPPEEKRLAYAADITYGTNNEFGFDYLRDNMAFSMEEKFQRELNFAVIDEVDSILIDEARTPLIISGQAEDSSKLYMEINKLIPQLELHVEEVEGEVTKAGHYTVDEKTRQVELNEAGHQFIEDMLTRVGLLAEGESLYSAHNLGLLTHVYAGLRAHKLFNRNIEYIVQDGQVVLVDEHTGRTMPGRRLSEGLHQAIEAKEGLNIQAESQTLASTTFQNYFRLYTKLSGMTGTADTEAFEFHQIYGLEVMVIPPNKPLARKDFNDLVFLTAEEKYAAIVTDIKESMAAGRPVLVGTATIETSEHMSALLVKEGIEHKVLNAKFHEKEAEIIAQAGRPGALTIATNMAGRGTDILLGGNWEVEVASLEDPTPEQIAQIKADWQKRHQQVLESGGLQVIASERHESRRIDNQLRGRAGRQGDAGSSRFYLSLEDSLMRIFASDRVKNFMKALGMQPGEAIEHRMVTNAIEKAQRKVEGRNFDIRKQLLEFDDVNNEQRKVIYHMRNTLLAADNIGETIADFRQDVLNATVSAHIPPQSLPEQWDVAGLEASLQSDFGVALPIQQWLDEDDHLYEETLREKLMTELMAAYNEKEDQAGAEALRSFEKQIVLRVLDDLWKDHLSTMDHLRHGIHLRGYAQKNPKQEYKRESFTLFSELLDSIKRDSIRVLSHVQVRREDPEAEEQRLRQEAEALAARMQFEHAEAPGLEQPEILGEEVDVALATAPVRNDQKLGRNELCYCGSGKKFKHCHGQIQ
- a CDS encoding Nudix family hydrolase; the encoded protein is MKRVHVAAAVIRDDSGKILIARRADIQHQGGLWEFPGGKVEADESVETALARELHEELGIVVGAARPLIKVRHDYPDKQVLLDVWEVSSFSGEPHGAEGQPLAWVTAKELVNYEFPAANQPIVAAARLPAEYLITPEDLETPALLRGIQKAIAGGIKLIQLRAPNGYDPKYRDLAVDAAGLCAGKAQLMIKGPFEWLGDFPSAGWHITAAQLRKYAAAGRPLPAERWLAASCHNAEELALAEQMGVDFVTLSPVQPTLTHPDAQPLGWEQASTLIEGFSKPVFVLGGVGPAEREKAWGVGAQGVAGIRAFWPDSL
- a CDS encoding glutathione S-transferase family protein produces the protein MSLHLIIGDKLLSSWSLRAALALELTGAPYTEELIKLGKPDTRERILKHSPTAKVPLLQTARGTIADSLAIAEYLAEQFPSEQLWPTDLFARAQARSACAQMHSGFFAMRNHMPFNLSHNAPLNPVPPEVKVDIERMLALWAECRAVATEDGPYLFGRVSLADAFFAPIAVRLRTYQVKLPTADEAYVETVYQWPAFKAWQKAGLEELTP
- a CDS encoding helicase HerA-like domain-containing protein → MPDSSQLVIGADLAGQPLAQAMRLANRHGLVAGATGTGKTVTLQRLAEAFSDAGVAVFAADIKGDLCGLGAAGNPQGKVAERIAGMPFLNYKPQAYPVTLWDIHGQSGHPLRTTLSEMGPLLIGSLLELTDSQQSALYAAFKVADREGLLLLDLKDLKALLNHLKDNPQLLGEDAALMTTGSSQALLRRLATLEQQGAEALFGEPALQLEDILQPAADGRGRIHLLDASRLVHEAPKVYATFLLWLLAELFEQLPERGDADKPLLALFFDEAHLLFGDTPKALQERLEQVVRLIRSKGVGVYFVTQSPTDLPDDVLAQLGLRIQHGLRAFTAKEQKSLRAVADGFRPNPAFDSLSVLTELGIGEALVGTLAEKGTPEMVQRVLVAPPQSRIGPLTEAERTMLIAGSPFKGRYDKPVDRESAYEILMGRKGLAPEAEAPAATQEPSLADRAGEFLGTAAGQALKSAMRQAANNLGKQLVRGLMGSLLGGTKRR
- a CDS encoding DUF721 domain-containing protein is translated as MAFRPLTARAPAVLLREAKPLKAILGHAQRLGHLQRLLESQLQPAAREHCHVASWREGSLLLIVTDGHWATRLRYQQKRLQRQLQMFDEFASLTRILFKVQPPTVQRGATGHTMDLSTDAAATIQATADGISDPNLRAALERLAAHAKAKT
- the argJ gene encoding bifunctional glutamate N-acetyltransferase/amino-acid acetyltransferase ArgJ, with protein sequence MAVGLGPLPTLHPVAGFELGIASAGIKRPGRKDVVVMRCAEGSTVAGVFTLNAFCAAPVILAKKRVQNAVRYLLTNTGNANAGTGEPGLAAAERTCAKLAELTGVAADQILPYSTGVIGEPLPVEKIEGALQAALDDLSENNWEAAATGIMTTDTLPKGASRQFQHDGVTITVTGISKGAGMIRPNMATMLGYIATDAKVSRDVLQNLMLDGANKSFNRITIDGDTSTNDCCMLIATGKAALPEITRAEGELFAKLKQAVFEVCMDVAQAIVRDGEGATKFVTVEVNGGGNHQECLDVGYTVAHSPLIKTALFASDPNWGRILAAVGRAGVPDLDVSKIDVFLGEVCIASRGARAATYTEAQGSAVMQQEEITIRIELGRGDCSETIWTTDLSHEYVKINAEYRT